A stretch of Halomonas elongata DSM 2581 DNA encodes these proteins:
- a CDS encoding DNA cytosine methyltransferase yields the protein MTTNPPSDLAWRTQFALEFEGEINVDLFAGGGGASTGLEMGLNRPVHVAINHDADAISMHQANHPGADHYLSDVYEVDPLAACQGRPVGHFHASPDCTHFTQASGGQPRKQAIRSLSWVVHKWAGKIRPRVITLENVEQILQWSPLVAKRCKQTGRVVKIDRTVAAPGERVPLEEQFLVPDRRRRGHNWQHFVAGLRRLGYAVQWRTLRACDYGAPTTRERLFLIARCDGRPIVWPEPTHHKHPKRGQKRWRAAAECIDWSIPTRSIFDRPRPLADNTLRRIAKGIQKFVIDSGDPLIVPIANYGGTADAVHPIDEPLRTVTASPKGGAFALASATLVQTGYGERPGQSPRALDIRQPLGTVVAGGGKHALVTAFMAQMNGGFYDGAGRDLRDPLSTITGRGTQQQLVTAHLATLRRNSHGADIRGPLTTIAAQGGHHALVECRLSPDDEAGALRVAAFLINYYGKGQPRDLREPLDTITTRDRLALVTVTIQGTPYVIVDIALRMLKPRELYRAQGFPDSYIIDRGHDGRRFTLTAQTRMCGNSVSPLPMAAIARANRVDHPAVSRRAANDETREAS from the coding sequence ATGACCACCAACCCTCCCTCCGATCTCGCCTGGCGCACCCAGTTCGCCCTCGAATTCGAGGGCGAGATCAACGTCGACCTGTTCGCCGGCGGCGGTGGTGCCTCCACCGGCCTAGAGATGGGCCTCAATCGACCGGTACACGTGGCCATCAACCATGATGCCGACGCAATCAGCATGCACCAGGCCAACCACCCGGGTGCAGACCACTACTTGAGCGACGTCTACGAGGTCGACCCGCTCGCAGCATGCCAGGGCCGACCGGTCGGCCATTTCCACGCCAGCCCCGACTGCACACATTTCACCCAGGCGAGCGGTGGCCAGCCCCGCAAGCAAGCGATTCGCTCACTCAGCTGGGTGGTGCACAAGTGGGCCGGCAAGATTCGGCCACGGGTCATTACCTTGGAGAATGTCGAACAGATCCTCCAGTGGTCCCCGTTGGTCGCCAAGCGCTGCAAACAGACTGGCCGTGTCGTGAAGATCGATAGGACTGTCGCCGCTCCAGGAGAGCGAGTCCCGCTCGAGGAACAGTTCCTGGTACCGGATCGCCGGCGGCGCGGCCACAACTGGCAGCATTTCGTGGCTGGCCTGCGCCGCCTCGGCTATGCCGTGCAGTGGCGCACCTTGCGTGCATGCGACTACGGCGCGCCCACCACCCGCGAGCGCCTGTTTCTGATCGCTCGTTGCGACGGCCGCCCGATCGTCTGGCCCGAGCCTACCCATCACAAGCACCCCAAGCGCGGGCAGAAGCGTTGGCGGGCGGCTGCCGAGTGCATTGACTGGTCGATCCCTACTCGCTCGATCTTCGACCGGCCCCGCCCGCTAGCAGACAACACCCTGCGGCGTATCGCCAAGGGCATCCAGAAGTTTGTGATCGACAGCGGCGACCCTCTCATCGTGCCGATCGCCAACTACGGCGGTACCGCCGACGCCGTCCATCCGATCGACGAACCTCTGCGTACCGTCACCGCCTCACCCAAGGGCGGCGCATTTGCCCTGGCCAGCGCGACCCTGGTGCAAACCGGCTATGGCGAACGGCCCGGCCAGTCACCCCGAGCACTGGACATTCGCCAGCCCCTCGGCACAGTGGTCGCCGGCGGCGGCAAACACGCCCTCGTCACCGCCTTCATGGCCCAGATGAACGGCGGCTTCTACGACGGCGCCGGCCGCGACCTACGCGACCCGCTCAGCACTATCACCGGACGTGGCACCCAGCAGCAGCTGGTCACCGCCCACCTCGCCACTCTGCGCCGCAACTCCCACGGCGCCGACATCCGCGGGCCGCTGACCACCATCGCCGCCCAGGGCGGCCACCACGCCTTGGTCGAGTGCCGTCTCTCACCCGATGACGAGGCCGGAGCGCTGCGCGTCGCCGCGTTCCTGATCAACTACTACGGCAAGGGTCAGCCGCGCGACCTGCGCGAACCGCTCGACACCATTACCACGCGGGACCGCCTGGCCCTGGTGACCGTCACGATCCAAGGCACACCCTATGTGATCGTCGACATCGCCCTGCGCATGCTCAAGCCGCGCGAGCTCTACCGTGCCCAGGGCTTCCCCGACAGCTACATCATCGACCGTGGCCACGATGGTCGCCGCTTCACCCTCACAGCTCAGACCCGCATGTGCGGCAACAGCGTCAGCCCATTGCCCATGGCCGCCATCGCCCGGGCGAATCGGGTGGATCACCCCGCAGTCAGCCGCCGGGCGGCCAACGACGAGACACGGGAGGCATCATGA